A single genomic interval of Nostoc commune NIES-4072 harbors:
- a CDS encoding DUF4336 domain-containing protein yields the protein MLRKIDKNIWIAEQPLKYFGLSVGTRMTVIRFNNGELAVISPIQVDDETTEQLNQLGNVKYIIAPNLFHYLFLSNFKAVYPQSKVYAVSALKAKRPEISIDQALEDNGENLLGELECLLFEGFKTFLPSGALPLNEYIFFHAESKTLVLTDTAFYFDETFPMTTKIVSQIMGGYKKFRPSLLEQLATQEKEKVKQSVQKVLRWDFRRVIVAHGSIVEHDAKKQFKEGYEWFLGESL from the coding sequence ATGCTCAGAAAAATTGATAAGAATATTTGGATCGCCGAGCAACCGTTAAAGTATTTTGGATTGAGTGTCGGTACAAGAATGACGGTAATTCGTTTCAATAATGGTGAATTAGCTGTTATCTCTCCGATCCAAGTTGATGACGAAACTACTGAGCAACTCAATCAGCTTGGAAATGTTAAATATATTATTGCCCCAAATCTTTTTCACTATCTGTTCTTATCTAACTTTAAAGCTGTCTATCCTCAATCAAAGGTCTATGCTGTATCGGCATTAAAGGCTAAAAGACCTGAGATATCTATTGATCAAGCATTAGAGGATAATGGCGAAAATCTTTTAGGCGAACTTGAATGTTTATTATTTGAAGGGTTCAAAACCTTTCTTCCAAGTGGAGCATTACCTTTAAATGAGTACATTTTTTTTCATGCTGAAAGTAAAACTTTGGTTTTGACAGATACAGCTTTTTACTTTGATGAAACTTTCCCAATGACAACAAAAATAGTATCCCAAATAATGGGAGGGTACAAGAAATTTAGACCATCATTGTTAGAACAGTTGGCTACTCAAGAAAAAGAGAAGGTTAAACAATCAGTTCAAAAGGTACTGCGATGGGACTTTAGAAGAGTTATTGTGGCTCATGGCAGCATTGTAGAGCATGATGCGAAGAAGCAGTTTAAAGAAGGGTACGAGTGGTTTTTAGGGGAATCTCTTTAA
- a CDS encoding ABC-F family ATP-binding cassette domain-containing protein, producing MLRLEHISKIYPTGEVLKDINWEVKPGDRIGLVGVNGAGKSTQLKIISGEIEPTAGEIIRPNSLHIAYLNQEFEVDPTRTVREEFWTVFKEANEVQLSLAHIPQEMETANPDELDRLIDKLDRLQRKFEALDGYNLDARIGKILPEMGFGLEDGDRLVSAFSGGWQMRMSLGKILLQKPDLLLLDEPTNHLDLETIEWLENYLRGLVTPMVIVSHDREFLDRLCTQIVETERGVSSTYLGNYSAYLEQKAESQSAQLSAYERQQKELEKQQTFVDRFRASATRSTQAKSREKQLEKIERIEAPIAGVRTLHFRFPPAPRSGREVVEIKDLTHLYGDKILFLAANLLIERGDRIAFLGPNGAGKSTLLRVIMGMEPPTEGIVQLGDHNVIPGYFEQNQAEALDLKKTVMETIHDEVPDWDNQEVRTLLGRFLFTGDTVFKAVGALSGGEKARLALAKMLLRPANLLILDEPTNHLDIPAKEMLEEALKNYDGTAIVVSHDRYFISQVANKIVEIRDGEFRVYLGDYHYYLQKIAEEKEQAKLAAIAAEKAAKKAAKASSKKK from the coding sequence ATGCTGCGACTAGAACATATAAGTAAAATTTATCCCACAGGCGAAGTTCTCAAAGATATCAACTGGGAAGTTAAACCAGGCGATCGCATTGGCTTAGTCGGTGTCAACGGTGCTGGAAAATCTACCCAACTTAAAATCATCTCTGGGGAAATTGAACCCACCGCAGGCGAAATTATCCGTCCTAATAGCTTACATATAGCCTACCTCAACCAAGAGTTTGAAGTAGACCCCACCCGCACCGTTAGAGAAGAATTTTGGACTGTCTTCAAAGAAGCCAACGAAGTCCAGTTATCTCTGGCGCACATCCCACAAGAGATGGAAACGGCTAACCCAGATGAACTGGATCGACTAATCGACAAGTTGGATCGCTTGCAGCGCAAATTTGAAGCCTTGGACGGCTACAACTTAGATGCACGCATCGGGAAAATTTTACCAGAGATGGGGTTTGGGCTAGAAGATGGCGATCGCCTCGTCAGTGCCTTTAGTGGTGGTTGGCAAATGCGGATGAGTTTAGGTAAAATTCTGCTGCAAAAACCTGACTTGTTGCTGCTGGATGAACCGACTAACCACCTAGATTTAGAAACCATTGAGTGGTTGGAAAATTACCTCAGAGGGCTGGTTACGCCGATGGTAATCGTCTCCCATGACCGGGAGTTCCTTGACCGCCTCTGCACCCAAATTGTGGAAACTGAACGTGGCGTTTCCAGTACTTACCTTGGTAACTACTCGGCATATTTGGAACAAAAAGCCGAAAGTCAATCAGCACAACTGAGTGCTTACGAACGCCAGCAGAAAGAATTAGAGAAACAACAAACCTTTGTTGATAGATTCCGCGCCAGTGCTACCCGCAGTACCCAAGCAAAAAGCCGGGAAAAGCAACTCGAAAAAATTGAGCGCATTGAAGCACCTATTGCTGGGGTAAGAACTCTCCACTTCCGTTTTCCCCCTGCACCCCGCAGTGGACGCGAGGTAGTAGAAATTAAAGACTTAACTCATCTTTATGGTGATAAAATCTTATTTTTGGCAGCAAATCTGCTAATTGAAAGAGGCGATCGCATTGCTTTCCTAGGCCCCAACGGTGCTGGAAAATCTACCCTTCTGCGCGTAATTATGGGTATGGAACCACCCACAGAAGGTATTGTTCAATTAGGGGATCATAACGTTATTCCTGGTTACTTTGAGCAAAACCAAGCTGAAGCTTTAGATTTGAAGAAAACTGTCATGGAAACTATCCATGATGAAGTTCCAGACTGGGATAATCAAGAAGTTCGCACGCTTTTGGGACGCTTCTTATTTACAGGTGATACTGTATTTAAGGCAGTTGGAGCATTAAGTGGAGGTGAAAAAGCTCGTCTGGCGTTGGCAAAAATGCTCTTACGCCCTGCAAACTTACTGATTTTAGATGAGCCGACAAACCACCTAGATATTCCAGCGAAAGAAATGCTGGAAGAAGCGCTTAAAAACTATGATGGTACGGCAATTGTAGTTTCCCATGACCGATACTTTATTTCTCAAGTAGCTAACAAAATCGTTGAGATTCGTGATGGTGAATTCCGGGTTTATTTAGGAGACTATCATTACTATCTCCAAAAAATTGCCGAAGAAAAAGAACAAGCAAAGTTAGCTGCGATCGCTGCTGAAAAAGCAGCTAAAAAAGCTGCAAAAGCTTCTAGTAAAAAGAAATAA